The Sorangiineae bacterium MSr11367 genome window below encodes:
- the budA gene encoding acetolactate decarboxylase, producing the protein MSLRFRAFRVSGAVGVVLSSCLFACSSSPSSTYSGQSEKVETSESMVTAATIENAESAQSNGERESRGHRHRGTLVQFGTLDQLNRGVLDGPATAKDVGRNGDFGVGTYNALDGEMMVLDGVVYRFTSDGVLRVAHRNDPVPFAAVTDFRPDSHYVVQSPLANYEALRTFVTNAVPDQNRMFAIKVHGSFASIKTRAPRRQSIPYPPLAEAVKTQVEFTNTNIRGTLVGFRLPTYLGTANATGYHFHFVSDNHRAGGHVLDVALDWATVEVEALDRLEMTAPIPEED; encoded by the coding sequence ATGTCGTTGCGTTTTCGCGCCTTTCGCGTGAGCGGCGCCGTTGGTGTCGTTCTTTCGTCGTGCCTTTTTGCCTGCTCTTCTTCTCCGTCTTCTACGTATTCCGGCCAATCCGAGAAGGTCGAAACCTCGGAAAGCATGGTCACTGCAGCGACCATCGAGAATGCGGAAAGCGCACAATCCAATGGGGAGCGTGAGTCACGCGGGCACCGCCATCGTGGGACGTTGGTTCAATTCGGGACACTGGATCAGCTCAATCGCGGAGTGCTCGATGGCCCCGCAACGGCGAAGGACGTAGGGCGCAACGGCGATTTCGGGGTTGGTACGTACAACGCACTCGACGGCGAGATGATGGTGCTCGACGGCGTCGTTTATCGATTTACGTCCGACGGCGTTCTGCGCGTCGCCCACCGGAACGATCCCGTGCCCTTTGCGGCGGTCACCGATTTTCGGCCCGACTCTCATTATGTCGTCCAGTCTCCGCTGGCGAACTACGAGGCATTGCGGACGTTCGTGACCAATGCCGTTCCGGACCAGAACCGTATGTTCGCCATCAAGGTGCACGGATCCTTTGCGTCCATCAAAACGCGTGCACCTCGCCGACAATCGATTCCGTATCCGCCGCTCGCCGAGGCGGTAAAGACGCAGGTGGAATTCACGAATACGAACATCCGCGGCACCTTGGTCGGCTTCCGGCTACCCACCTACCTCGGCACCGCCAACGCTACCGGTTACCATTTCCACTTCGTGTCGGACAACCACCGCGCGGGCGGGCACGTTCTCGATGTGGCGCTCGACTGGGCGACCGTGGAAGTGGAGGCCCTCGATCGTCTCGAAATGACCGCTCCGATTCCCGAGGAAGATTAA
- a CDS encoding PEGA domain-containing protein — protein sequence MRLIHVATFSALSLVSVSAFAQAPAGPASPAGGDKDAARRHYDHCLELFNTEAFDSALAECEKANQLAPSYKILYNIGLIHRELNDFSQALKAFERYLSEGGTDIPDARRAEVDKYVSQLKGLVANLDVRVNIPGADVSIDDVPVGKAPLGRVRVNPGHRKVTATREGYAPVTKVVNIAVGENGDVELSLTNLGAAAPKGALAATPVESTEPNPWTTRAWVGWGVTGALAIATGITGYLALDKSNKLSDARNTPDPDPSKMDSQSKDVKTFSIASDVLLGATIVGAGVSTWLTVKAVTWKGEGASNKEAPSVSLNVTPFGVVTQGKF from the coding sequence GTGCGCCTTATCCACGTTGCAACGTTCTCGGCCCTCTCCCTCGTCAGCGTTTCCGCGTTCGCGCAGGCACCCGCAGGTCCCGCCAGTCCCGCGGGCGGCGACAAGGACGCCGCCCGACGGCACTATGATCATTGCCTCGAGCTGTTCAACACGGAGGCCTTCGACTCGGCCCTCGCGGAATGCGAGAAGGCCAACCAGCTCGCGCCGAGCTACAAGATTCTCTACAACATCGGCCTGATCCATCGCGAGTTGAACGACTTCTCGCAGGCGTTGAAGGCCTTCGAGCGCTACCTCTCCGAAGGTGGCACCGACATTCCCGACGCGCGCCGCGCGGAGGTCGACAAGTACGTGTCCCAGCTCAAAGGGCTGGTCGCCAACCTCGATGTCCGCGTGAACATCCCCGGTGCCGACGTGTCGATCGACGACGTTCCCGTGGGGAAGGCGCCGCTCGGACGCGTCCGCGTCAACCCCGGCCATCGCAAGGTCACCGCCACCCGCGAGGGGTATGCCCCCGTGACCAAGGTCGTGAACATCGCGGTCGGCGAAAATGGGGACGTCGAGCTCAGTCTCACCAACCTTGGTGCCGCCGCCCCCAAGGGAGCACTCGCCGCAACGCCGGTCGAGTCCACCGAGCCGAACCCCTGGACCACGCGCGCGTGGGTCGGGTGGGGCGTGACCGGAGCCCTGGCCATCGCCACGGGCATCACCGGCTACCTGGCCCTGGACAAATCGAACAAACTTTCCGACGCCCGCAACACACCGGATCCCGATCCGAGCAAGATGGATTCGCAGAGCAAGGACGTAAAGACGTTCTCGATTGCGTCCGACGTTCTCCTCGGCGCCACGATCGTCGGCGCCGGCGTATCCACCTGGCTGACCGTCAAAGCCGTTACATGGAAAGGCGAGGGCGCCTCCAACAAGGAAGCGCCCTCCGTCAGCCTCAACGTGACGCCCTTCGGGGTCGTCACGCAGGGCAAGTTCTAG
- a CDS encoding ABC transporter substrate-binding protein, translated as MIGRRRLGTSVFVLALATVGFNCSIVVDSETAQCDTTADCTKRGPAFANATCNTSSHYCVTSGGQVGGDCKKNQDCLDAHPGEPWTCRKSDLTCAKLTSAECPAYLADPADLANDNAIILGTILDRTGTAGPIGQAMEVAFNFARQDFRDAVSGLPPLTSGGGRRPLVLVNCDENAAAPANSDPVKAANHLVNDLKVPAILGGFYSSTTIKVAQNVTIPQHVLLVTPASTSPLVTSLPSADPRLVWRMVPSDIIQGQVVPAVTRNMEATLKTEVGLQSTDKIKVAIVHRGDAAGSAIAQVVIDNLEFNGARATAEGNRNYFKEYNYGDPLADPGGSEAKYTQFATEMYSTFQPHIVITAGSTAEVVTKIMKPIENPDNWKQPGCGPTANKCYRPRYLLANSNFQAQSLLDLVGSNADLRHRVLGHVAQTEGTNLEKLKLRYNGAGASVPFVPLVPFAYDAVYFTAFGIAAASESPLTGSAIAKAFPKILPPNNVSIDVGLNKIPDALNTLAGGGGIDFNGASGLLDFDTKTGDAPCDIQVWCINSNSSGFNNSGYYYNAKAGSMQGAIDTGKCP; from the coding sequence ATGATTGGGCGACGCAGGCTTGGTACCAGCGTCTTCGTACTTGCTTTGGCGACCGTGGGCTTCAATTGTTCGATCGTCGTCGATTCCGAAACCGCGCAGTGCGACACCACCGCGGACTGCACCAAACGCGGACCGGCCTTCGCCAATGCGACGTGCAACACATCGTCCCACTATTGCGTCACCTCGGGCGGCCAAGTTGGGGGCGATTGCAAGAAGAACCAAGACTGCCTCGATGCGCACCCCGGCGAGCCGTGGACGTGCCGCAAATCCGACCTCACGTGCGCGAAGCTCACGTCCGCGGAGTGTCCGGCCTACCTCGCCGATCCCGCCGACTTGGCCAACGACAATGCGATCATCCTCGGGACGATTCTCGATCGAACCGGAACGGCGGGCCCGATCGGGCAAGCGATGGAGGTCGCTTTCAACTTTGCGCGGCAGGACTTCCGCGACGCCGTCTCGGGACTTCCGCCGCTCACCAGCGGCGGTGGCCGCCGGCCGCTGGTCCTGGTGAATTGCGATGAAAATGCCGCCGCCCCGGCCAATTCGGATCCGGTCAAAGCCGCGAATCACTTGGTCAACGACTTGAAGGTGCCCGCCATCTTGGGCGGCTTCTACAGCTCGACGACCATCAAGGTCGCCCAGAACGTCACGATTCCGCAGCACGTGCTCCTGGTCACGCCGGCATCGACCAGCCCGCTGGTCACCAGCCTTCCGAGCGCGGACCCGCGTCTGGTCTGGCGCATGGTCCCCAGCGATATCATCCAGGGGCAAGTCGTGCCCGCGGTGACGCGGAACATGGAGGCCACGCTGAAGACCGAGGTGGGCCTGCAGTCGACGGACAAGATCAAGGTGGCCATCGTGCACCGTGGCGACGCGGCCGGCAGTGCGATCGCGCAGGTCGTGATCGACAATCTCGAGTTCAACGGTGCCAGGGCCACGGCCGAGGGCAATCGCAATTACTTCAAGGAATACAATTACGGCGATCCGCTGGCCGATCCCGGCGGGTCCGAGGCCAAGTACACGCAGTTTGCGACCGAAATGTACTCGACCTTCCAGCCGCACATCGTCATCACCGCGGGTTCGACCGCGGAAGTGGTGACGAAGATCATGAAGCCCATCGAGAACCCGGACAACTGGAAGCAACCCGGATGCGGCCCCACGGCCAACAAATGTTACCGGCCGCGTTACCTGCTGGCGAATTCGAACTTCCAGGCGCAATCGCTGCTCGACTTGGTTGGGAGCAACGCGGATTTGCGCCACCGAGTTCTCGGCCACGTCGCGCAGACGGAAGGCACCAACCTGGAGAAACTGAAGCTGCGTTACAATGGCGCCGGCGCCAGCGTTCCCTTCGTTCCGCTGGTTCCCTTCGCCTACGACGCCGTGTACTTCACCGCGTTCGGCATTGCCGCAGCCAGCGAATCGCCCCTCACGGGCTCGGCCATCGCGAAAGCCTTCCCGAAGATCCTTCCGCCCAACAACGTCTCCATCGACGTCGGTCTGAACAAGATCCCCGACGCGCTCAACACCCTGGCGGGTGGCGGCGGAATCGACTTCAACGGCGCCTCGGGGCTCCTCGATTTCGACACGAAGACGGGCGATGCGCCGTGCGACATCCAGGTCTGGTGCATCAACAGCAACAGCTCGGGGTTCAACAATTCGGGCTACTACTACAACGCCAAAGCGGGCAGCATGCAGGGTGCCATCGACACCGGCAAGTGCCCGTAA
- a CDS encoding serine/threonine protein kinase has translation MATVYLAISRGLGGFNKLVVLKQLRSDIAGDPEFLPMLLEEARIAARINHPNVVQTNDIGFDGRAHYIAMEYLEGQTLHDITRRLSEQGRRLPLPLYLHILAQALRGLHFAHELADFDGSPLAIVHRDMTPHNVFVTYEGVVKLLDFGIAKAADSKNETRSGTFKGKLRYIAPEQALGIPIDRRADIFGIGAMMWHALAGTRLWKDVAETDVLMQLAKGEIPNIAHAAPNASPELLAICQSALARRPEERFATAAEMMEALETHAARVQPRELSQFVGQLFEERRAIVRAAIDQRVREGLSGTEIPVLATGHSAGTTSGPSIPSLSGARALPSSPSNTSSGSSSSQGSSSPFASHPTRASTPPSPIRRHAVGAIFGVAAAALGFTAYKMVGQPSAAPAPAPVAVASAAPPASSAPAKPAADKAHLRVTVTPATANIRLDGASFSGDGQVARDGASHRLEIEAPGFKPESDYVVFDRDDLAMAYTLSKKDAPTRGPSRSKSKSAAAATVTGAPEPPPSATQSAAPAASSSSTAPATRKRQPKTSLDSADPWK, from the coding sequence ATGGCAACGGTTTACCTTGCCATCAGCCGCGGGCTCGGGGGCTTCAACAAACTCGTTGTGCTCAAGCAGCTCCGGTCGGATATTGCCGGCGATCCGGAATTCCTCCCCATGTTGCTGGAGGAGGCGCGAATTGCGGCACGCATCAACCATCCCAATGTGGTGCAGACCAACGACATCGGGTTCGATGGCCGCGCGCATTACATCGCGATGGAGTACCTCGAGGGGCAGACGCTGCACGACATCACCCGTCGCCTCTCCGAGCAGGGGCGCCGTCTGCCGCTACCGCTCTATTTGCATATTCTGGCCCAGGCGCTTCGCGGGCTCCATTTTGCACACGAGCTGGCCGACTTCGACGGTTCGCCGCTCGCCATCGTTCATCGTGACATGACACCGCACAACGTCTTCGTGACCTACGAGGGCGTGGTCAAACTGCTCGATTTCGGTATCGCCAAAGCAGCCGATTCGAAGAACGAAACGCGAAGCGGCACCTTCAAGGGCAAATTGCGCTACATCGCCCCCGAGCAGGCGCTGGGCATCCCCATCGATCGGCGCGCCGACATTTTCGGCATCGGGGCGATGATGTGGCACGCACTCGCAGGTACCCGCCTCTGGAAAGACGTGGCCGAGACGGACGTGTTGATGCAGCTGGCAAAGGGCGAGATCCCGAACATCGCCCACGCTGCCCCCAACGCCTCGCCGGAGCTTCTCGCGATTTGCCAGAGTGCCCTCGCGCGGCGGCCGGAGGAACGGTTCGCGACCGCCGCGGAGATGATGGAAGCGCTGGAGACGCACGCCGCGCGGGTGCAGCCGCGCGAGCTTTCGCAGTTCGTGGGCCAACTCTTCGAAGAGCGGCGCGCGATTGTGCGCGCGGCCATCGACCAGCGGGTGCGCGAGGGGCTCTCGGGCACGGAGATCCCCGTGCTCGCGACGGGGCACTCGGCAGGGACGACGTCGGGGCCCTCGATACCGAGCCTCTCGGGGGCGCGCGCGCTGCCGAGCAGCCCGTCGAACACGTCGTCCGGATCGTCGAGTTCGCAGGGAAGCTCCTCGCCGTTCGCATCGCACCCCACGCGCGCGTCCACTCCGCCCTCGCCGATTCGGCGGCATGCCGTGGGGGCTATTTTCGGCGTTGCCGCGGCGGCGCTGGGATTCACGGCGTACAAAATGGTGGGGCAGCCTTCGGCCGCGCCGGCACCTGCGCCCGTCGCCGTGGCGAGTGCCGCACCGCCGGCGTCGTCGGCACCGGCGAAGCCCGCGGCGGACAAGGCGCATCTTCGCGTGACGGTGACGCCGGCCACGGCGAACATCCGGCTCGATGGGGCATCGTTTTCCGGGGATGGCCAGGTGGCCCGCGACGGAGCATCGCATCGACTCGAAATCGAGGCGCCGGGGTTCAAGCCCGAGTCGGACTACGTCGTCTTCGATCGCGACGACCTGGCCATGGCGTACACGCTGTCCAAGAAGGATGCACCCACCCGGGGACCATCGCGCTCGAAGAGCAAGAGTGCGGCAGCGGCCACGGTCACAGGGGCGCCCGAGCCTCCCCCGTCCGCCACGCAGAGCGCTGCACCGGCGGCTTCGTCCTCTTCGACCGCGCCTGCAACACGCAAGCGGCAGCCAAAGACGTCTCTCGATTCCGCGGATCCGTGGAAATGA
- a CDS encoding protein kinase, with translation MLVTGVVANELPVAAGKYRPILELGRGGMAVVYLAVVRGPAGFNKLQVIKQLRPELAGEPDQVAMFLNEARVSARINHPNVVQINEIGREGDAYFMAMEYVDGQTLERIFRAAKGDIPLRLHLKVIAEALAGLHTAHELNDFNGTPLEIVHRDVSPHNILVGYEGEVKVVDFGIAKVAGSRSETRTGVLKGKFTYMAPEQFLGQKIDRRTDVFAAGVMLWQAVTKRRLWGREVNEIEVYRRVVESRIPRPREVNAAVPAVLDDMVMKALATDPAARHQSADELRAAIEDYLAAEHAHATPRELGALVSTHFTEERRAIRAAIEERMRGAALSRDGVPSVPLLQSLLPASIRDERLSSSIITGHSQSLSEAPFLGSHLAERAPWYRSPRVIGVVALAAAAGALVLWRPWNRLGTAKVVDAVAAAPSPSSAPAPSSSSAAPASTLTELTVHAAPPGAKIFVDGIEVEENPFVGKFVRDGASHRVRAEASGFASKSVRVEFSSETASLDLALERQSSAPRRDKGERAAPQTAAVAQPAPPANTPPAAPSGAAKPAGSDDPWAKRKKPAFDSSDPWK, from the coding sequence GTGCTCGTGACAGGGGTCGTGGCCAACGAGCTGCCAGTGGCAGCGGGCAAGTATCGTCCAATACTCGAATTGGGCCGCGGTGGGATGGCCGTGGTGTACCTCGCGGTGGTGCGAGGGCCTGCAGGATTCAACAAATTGCAGGTGATCAAGCAACTTCGCCCCGAGCTCGCCGGCGAGCCGGACCAAGTTGCGATGTTTCTCAACGAAGCCCGTGTATCGGCCAGAATCAACCACCCCAACGTCGTGCAGATCAACGAGATCGGCCGCGAGGGCGACGCCTACTTCATGGCCATGGAGTACGTCGATGGGCAGACCCTCGAGCGCATCTTCCGTGCCGCGAAGGGCGACATTCCACTGCGACTCCATTTGAAGGTGATCGCCGAGGCCCTCGCCGGCTTGCACACCGCCCACGAGCTGAACGACTTCAACGGCACCCCCCTCGAAATCGTCCACCGGGACGTATCCCCGCACAATATTTTGGTCGGCTACGAAGGGGAGGTGAAGGTCGTCGACTTCGGCATCGCCAAAGTGGCCGGCTCCCGCTCGGAGACTCGCACCGGCGTGTTGAAGGGCAAATTCACGTACATGGCCCCCGAGCAATTCCTCGGGCAGAAGATCGACCGCCGCACCGACGTGTTCGCGGCCGGCGTGATGCTCTGGCAGGCGGTGACGAAGCGGCGCCTCTGGGGACGCGAGGTGAACGAGATCGAGGTCTACCGCCGCGTGGTCGAATCGCGCATTCCGAGGCCGCGCGAGGTGAACGCCGCGGTTCCCGCCGTGCTCGACGACATGGTGATGAAGGCGTTGGCCACCGATCCCGCCGCCCGCCACCAAAGCGCCGACGAGCTTCGCGCGGCCATCGAGGATTACCTCGCCGCGGAGCATGCACATGCCACACCGCGCGAGCTTGGCGCTCTGGTGAGTACACACTTTACCGAAGAGCGGCGGGCCATCCGCGCGGCCATCGAGGAGCGCATGCGCGGAGCGGCCCTTTCACGGGACGGCGTGCCCAGTGTGCCGCTCTTGCAGTCGCTGCTGCCCGCATCGATCCGCGACGAGCGCCTCTCGTCGTCGATCATCACGGGGCATTCGCAGTCGCTCTCCGAGGCGCCGTTTCTCGGGAGTCATCTTGCAGAGCGTGCACCGTGGTACCGATCGCCGCGCGTGATCGGCGTGGTGGCCTTGGCGGCCGCCGCGGGCGCGCTCGTCCTGTGGCGGCCGTGGAATCGTTTGGGCACGGCGAAAGTGGTGGATGCCGTGGCGGCGGCGCCGTCGCCCTCGAGCGCACCGGCGCCATCGTCGAGCAGCGCAGCACCGGCATCGACCTTGACGGAGCTCACGGTCCACGCCGCACCGCCCGGCGCGAAGATCTTCGTCGATGGCATCGAGGTGGAGGAAAATCCGTTCGTCGGGAAATTCGTCCGCGACGGGGCGAGCCATCGCGTGCGCGCGGAGGCGTCGGGGTTTGCGTCCAAATCGGTGCGGGTGGAGTTCTCGTCGGAGACGGCGTCGCTCGATCTCGCGCTGGAGCGGCAATCCAGCGCGCCGAGACGGGACAAAGGGGAGCGCGCGGCCCCGCAAACGGCGGCGGTCGCGCAACCCGCGCCGCCGGCGAACACGCCGCCGGCGGCACCATCGGGGGCCGCCAAGCCCGCGGGCTCGGACGATCCGTGGGCCAAGCGAAAGAAGCCGGCCTTCGATTCGTCCGATCCGTGGAAGTGA
- a CDS encoding helix-turn-helix transcriptional regulator, with protein sequence MQSDIRRDILLALRHTVRAPIAFCFAASAESEGHVEGLHSVDGSFTELPNQCPQALADTFRFPIAFAYTSSRYCIAASTLAESPTFLEGAYPLVPSNGNALLLYLRLGDSLFGMAGLARRSDDARFDDGDVQHLEQIGPALSSLTMLHTHVLHLRRERACIQVPPPPQTQTQVQTIPTSLSEREQQVARLLADGYSCVNTAAVLNLSENTVRTYVRRLYRKLDVTNRVDLVQRLIAAPATG encoded by the coding sequence ATGCAGTCGGATATTCGGCGAGACATCCTGCTCGCCTTGCGACACACCGTACGAGCGCCCATCGCCTTCTGTTTCGCCGCCTCGGCGGAGAGTGAAGGCCACGTCGAGGGACTCCACTCGGTCGACGGGAGCTTCACCGAGCTTCCGAATCAGTGCCCTCAGGCCCTGGCCGACACATTTCGCTTTCCCATTGCCTTCGCTTACACGTCGTCCCGTTACTGCATCGCCGCGAGCACCCTGGCTGAATCGCCCACTTTCCTCGAAGGTGCGTATCCCCTCGTTCCGTCGAATGGGAATGCGCTGCTCCTCTACTTACGTCTGGGCGATTCACTCTTTGGAATGGCCGGACTCGCACGACGAAGCGACGATGCCCGCTTCGACGACGGCGATGTTCAACACCTCGAGCAGATTGGACCTGCGCTGTCCTCGCTCACCATGCTGCACACCCACGTGCTCCACCTGCGGCGCGAACGCGCGTGCATTCAGGTGCCGCCGCCTCCGCAAACACAAACGCAGGTGCAGACGATCCCCACGTCCCTCTCGGAACGCGAGCAGCAAGTCGCGCGGCTGCTCGCCGATGGGTACAGCTGCGTGAACACCGCGGCCGTGCTGAACCTCAGTGAAAACACGGTTCGCACGTACGTGCGGCGGCTTTATCGCAAACTCGATGTCACCAACCGCGTCGACCTGGTGCAACGCCTCATCGCCGCCCCCGCCACCGGGTGA